A section of the Scleropages formosus chromosome 12, fSclFor1.1, whole genome shotgun sequence genome encodes:
- the LOC108928023 gene encoding uncharacterized protein LOC108928023 has product MRLRSLRTAHEHSHTHTHTHTLYATLLGRTARLVAFAVRVPRRASWVSRVRQNPSATRRVRPAESRCRKPHLPGSALQRASACEVRDRRDSADLPEDDGEEQHASGKGHPAAVRCSTERFLKAETQTRQGAQNQGPHWGHVKRILEGLELTPTVLVQGSLQRGSMLTRSSELKGCQRSLVILPVLLPSPDTCLPGLRTSTGRCCLSSGPKDLTVFIVQNFPSPPFGVLSHGTFPVLFQVLHAPLRSDPSVGLRRVVTVIRCNTTLGDDL; this is encoded by the exons ATGAGACTGAGGTCTTTGAGGACAGCACAtgaacactcacacacacacacacacacacacacgctttatGCGACTCTGCTCGGTCGCACAGCCCGTTTAGTGGCCTTCGCCGTGCGAGTTCCGAGACGGGCATCCTGGGTCAGCAGGGTTCGCCAGAACCCGAGTGCAACCCGGCGCGTCCGGCCTGCCGAGTCACGGTGCCGGAAACCCCATCTCCCCGGCTCCGCCCTGCAGCGAGCGAGCGCCTGCGAGGTTCGAGACCGCCGTGACTCAGCCGATCTCCCGGAGGACGACGGCGAGGAGCAACACGCTTCGGGCAAAG GCCACCCGGCTGCTGTGAGATGTTCCACTGAGCGGTTCCTGAAAGCGGAGACCCAGACGAGACAGG GAGCACAAAACCAGGGCCCTCACTGGGGACACGTCAAGCGTATCCTTGAAGGGCTCGAGCTAACTCCAACAG TTTTAGTGCAGGGCTCCCTCCAACGCGGCTCGATGTTGACAAGAAGCAGCGAGCTGAAGGGCTGCCAACGCTCTCTCGTAATCCTGCCAGTGCTGCTCCCGTCACCTGACACCTGTCTGCCGGGACTCAGAACTTCTACGGGAAGGTGCTGTCTGTCCAGTGGGCCCAAAGACCTCACAGTGTTCATCGTCCAGAACTTTCCATCGCCTCCCTTTGGGGTCCTCTCCCACGGCACATTTCCGGTCCTCTTCCAGGTTCTCCACGCACCCCTTCGCTCCGACCCAAGTGTTGGTCTCCGACGGGTGGTAACTGTTATAAGGTGTAACACAACATTAGGTGATGATCTATGA